From one Lineus longissimus chromosome 3, tnLinLong1.2, whole genome shotgun sequence genomic stretch:
- the LOC135484336 gene encoding amiloride-sensitive sodium channel subunit gamma-like, giving the protein MSTPETNGGRPFDPLHRPRNCKELLKKFCMLSSVRGVPRIIKARNRLLRVLWIGTVVIFLSGTLLQLTDIIFNYLQFEKTQEQRVSLRTSSRFPDVTLCSLQPFPADRSDHGKLYGKVERMVSDYFFNVRDKLNEKGSYHAKYEDIDRDDLDVHEDYEYNKDFYGDEDDPHFKEMKDPVYKRRKRAGNKSKKFFKMNEDNDPIVDEETLEEIMMTTAGFYQNLNDSVRDSIGLHGPGYFIQSCSYTLKDDDNLRTENCKIGLHRHPQYFNCYTAKLASRSGIVMKMSLRLFLNDSIQLFYPDNYITDVDSQLHGVKILIHEPGSYPDLTQKGYDIPPGMAAKFYLSTTIKQLLPTPYGECFEGTATTIGDNGRKYKYEQQTCLDQCIQTWINKKCGCFDPWLIGSNKPEYQNLPFCANLKASLDVLRWRLAWTKSKFREITTKVILSVESTWN; this is encoded by the exons ATGTCAACGCCAGAAACAAATGGAGGGCGACCGTTCGACCCACTTCATCGTCCAAGGAATTGTAAAGAACTCCTCAAAAAGTTCTGTATGCTCAGTTCAGTTCGTGGCGTCCCACGGATAATTAAAGCAAGGAATAGACTGCTGAGGGTCCTTTGGATTGGCACTGTGGTAATATTTCTATCCGGGACGCTTCTGCAATTAACTGATATCATTTTCAACTACCTCCAATTCGAAAAAACTCAGGAGCAGAGAGTAAGTTTACGGACGAGTTCGCGATTTccggatgtgacattgtgtagtTTGCAACCTTTCCCAGCGGATCGGTCAGACCATGGGAAGTTGTATGGTAAAGTTGAAAGAATGGTGAgtgattatttcttcaatgttcGGGATAAGTTGAACGAAAAAGGCTCTTACCATGCGAAATATGAGGATATCGATCGCGACGATTTGGACGTGCATGAAGATTATGAATACAACAAGGATTTTTACGGGGATGAGGACGACCCACATTTCAAGGAAATGAAGGACCCGGTTTACAAACGACGCAAGCGCGCCGGAAATAAAAGTAAGAAATTTTTTAAGATGAACGAAGACAATGATCCGATTGTTGATGAAGAGACTTTGGAAGAGATTATGATGACCACGGCAGGTTTTTATCAGAATCTGAATGATTCGGTCCGTGATAGTATAGGATTGCATGGACCTGGGTACTTTATTCAAAGTTGTTCGTACACGCTAAAGGATGATGACAATTTGCGCACGGAGAATTGTAAGATAGGTTTACACAGACATCCGCAGTATTTCAATTGTTACACCGCTAAGCTTGCTAGCCGGTCTGGTATTGTTATGAAAATGTCTCTGAGGCTATTTCTTAATGACAGTATCCAGCTGTTTTACCCGGATAATTATATAACAGACGTCGACTCGCAGTTGCACGGTGTCAAGATTCTCATCCACGAGCCAGGTTCGTACCCAGACCTCACCCAGAAAGGGTATGATATTCCGCCGGGAATGGCCGCAAAATTCTACTTGTCCACCACGATCAAGCAGCTGCTCCCCACGCCTTATGGTGAATGTTTCGAAGGTACAGCCACCACAATCGGCGACAACGGTAGGAAGTATAAATATGAACAGCAAACGTGCCTAGATCAGTGCATTCAGACTTGGATTAATAAGAAGTGTGGATGTTTTGACCCTTGGTTGATTGGAAGCAACAAGCCTGAATACCAGAATCTACCATTCTGCGCCAATCTTAAAGCGAGCCTGGACGTCCTGCGATGGCGACTTGCCT GGACAAAATCAAAATTTCGAGAGATCACCACCAAGGTAATTTTATCAGTGGAGTCGACTTGGAACTAG